Proteins encoded in a region of the Novibacillus thermophilus genome:
- a CDS encoding iron-containing alcohol dehydrogenase, which yields MVHTFVSPLKIVAGEGAIEKVPEAIASFGAKRVMVFADPSIVEIGLLKKLEDVLSDAQLTYKIYSDLQPEPPLAIGDQAVQALKDFQADFVIGMGGGSSLDIAKAASVLYSHEGKVQDYLNLSGTRKLTHKGLPKMLIPTTAGTGAEVTDIAVFSLEETKDVITDEYLLADVAVVDPELTYTLPPRITASTGVDALTHAVEALVSVNATPLTDALALEAIRKISGNIRTAVWHGSNTDARREMAWGSLLAGLSFYNAGVAGVHALAYPLGGLFHIPHGEANAVLLPYIFDYIWPSCLEKMTDMARALGLKTETLSKREVALEAVKELRNLVKDVGLPSTLKAYGIREQDLDTLAKNGIEQKRLLARSPKPFTLESIRERYKAAYTGEMMLGH from the coding sequence ATGGTACACACATTCGTTTCACCGCTTAAAATTGTGGCGGGGGAAGGTGCGATCGAAAAAGTTCCGGAAGCTATTGCGTCCTTCGGCGCCAAAAGGGTGATGGTCTTTGCCGATCCGTCCATCGTAGAAATCGGCCTGTTGAAAAAGTTGGAGGATGTGCTGTCAGATGCACAGCTGACTTACAAAATTTACAGTGACTTGCAACCTGAACCGCCTTTGGCAATCGGCGATCAGGCCGTGCAAGCTTTAAAAGATTTTCAAGCAGATTTTGTAATCGGAATGGGGGGCGGCAGTTCTCTAGACATCGCCAAAGCAGCTTCGGTGCTATACAGTCACGAAGGAAAAGTCCAAGATTATTTAAACCTGTCCGGAACGCGTAAATTGACGCACAAAGGATTGCCGAAAATGCTTATCCCGACGACTGCCGGGACCGGGGCAGAAGTGACAGACATCGCCGTCTTCTCCTTGGAAGAAACGAAAGATGTCATCACAGACGAATACCTTTTAGCAGATGTCGCCGTCGTCGATCCTGAACTAACTTACACTCTGCCGCCTCGGATTACGGCGTCTACCGGTGTCGATGCTTTAACCCATGCGGTTGAAGCGCTCGTGTCAGTCAATGCGACTCCCCTTACCGATGCGCTGGCCTTGGAAGCGATTCGCAAAATATCCGGCAACATCCGCACAGCTGTATGGCACGGATCCAACACGGACGCCCGTCGGGAAATGGCGTGGGGGAGCCTATTGGCCGGGCTCAGCTTTTACAATGCTGGTGTTGCCGGCGTCCACGCCCTGGCGTACCCGTTAGGCGGGTTGTTCCACATTCCGCACGGTGAAGCGAATGCCGTCTTGTTGCCGTATATTTTCGACTACATCTGGCCGTCTTGTCTTGAAAAAATGACCGACATGGCTAGAGCGCTAGGATTGAAGACGGAAACGTTGAGCAAACGTGAAGTTGCGCTGGAGGCGGTGAAAGAATTACGCAATCTCGTGAAGGATGTCGGGCTTCCGTCGACGTTGAAAGCGTACGGGATTCGAGAGCAAGATCTCGATACTCTGGCCAAGAACGGGATAGAACAAAAGCGATTGCTCGCAAGGAGCCCGAAACCCTTTACACTGGAAAGCATTCGAGAAAGATATAAGGCTGCGTACACGGGTGAGATGATGCTCGGGCATTAA
- a CDS encoding LacI family DNA-binding transcriptional regulator: MVSSKDVAKRAGVSQSTVSRVLNNPSKVSKTNVEKVVRAMEELNYRPNSIARSLVSKKTKTIALISGPLHNPFFVETTTSIVNYAKEKGYNTTVFFEKGDNMSVYESVLKHQVDGIILSSIFMDDPIYAELEKLDIPVMMFNRKCRRGGNYVEVDNFRAGKMATEHLLKLGHERIGFIGGPLYTSTFYGRYQGYVEALKRYGHEADRTLIRDTDTSESGVRDAVLTLMGRKNKPSAIFAATDSIAIFAIDTLKELGYDIPRDVSICGMDNINIARHRSFELTTVGQKSEKNLGQLGIEHLFRMIESGGKGEEPVQMTLEPVLYERKTTAAPK, translated from the coding sequence ATGGTATCTTCAAAAGATGTAGCCAAACGGGCAGGTGTCTCCCAATCAACGGTCTCCAGAGTTTTAAACAATCCGTCGAAAGTGAGTAAAACGAATGTGGAGAAAGTCGTTCGAGCGATGGAGGAGCTGAACTACCGCCCGAACTCCATCGCCAGGTCGCTCGTCAGCAAAAAAACGAAAACGATCGCCTTAATCTCCGGCCCGCTTCACAACCCTTTCTTTGTAGAGACGACGACGTCGATCGTCAACTACGCGAAAGAAAAGGGTTACAACACGACTGTCTTCTTTGAGAAAGGCGACAACATGTCGGTGTACGAGTCGGTTTTAAAGCACCAGGTGGACGGCATCATTTTATCGTCCATTTTTATGGACGACCCGATATATGCCGAACTGGAGAAACTCGATATCCCGGTGATGATGTTCAACCGCAAATGCCGCCGCGGCGGTAATTACGTCGAGGTGGACAATTTCCGGGCAGGGAAAATGGCGACGGAGCACTTGTTGAAATTGGGGCACGAACGGATCGGCTTTATTGGCGGTCCCCTTTATACGTCGACATTTTACGGCCGTTATCAAGGGTATGTCGAGGCGTTGAAGCGTTACGGTCATGAGGCTGACCGAACGCTGATCCGGGATACGGACACGAGTGAAAGCGGCGTTCGGGATGCAGTATTGACGTTGATGGGGAGAAAAAACAAGCCTTCGGCTATATTTGCAGCCACAGATTCCATCGCCATTTTTGCCATCGATACATTAAAGGAACTCGGCTACGACATCCCACGTGACGTCAGTATATGCGGCATGGACAATATTAACATCGCCCGACATCGTTCATTCGAGCTGACGACAGTTGGGCAAAAGTCGGAGAAAAATCTGGGCCAATTAGGGATTGAGCATCTTTTTAGAATGATAGAATCGGGTGGAAAGGGAGAAGAACCTGTTCAAATGACACTCGAGCCCGTATTGTATGAGAGAAAAACAACAGCTGCACCAAAATAA
- a CDS encoding sodium:solute symporter family protein — MKRTKSSDDFATARSSYGPFTIALVIAAGISSGSTFMGMPGLAYSMGAPSLWYPLLYPIATVIGMLFVAKAIKKYGDQFGTRTIPEFIGERFNSDFLRIVLTIISALLIFYVVSQFVAAATMFQTMMGVNYELGLLLTAVVLAVYVFMGGSHSDVMTDAIQGLLMLVTAIVVVICFVGSVGVDGGFTDMIAKISEENPTGGFDRLFLPGDITYGAFWMVALLFIAHLPFAVLPHLGNKFMAVKSGQNLKKLIMYCTIFATILPLMSLGGMLGVAVVGSDADIVPDQIIPVLFSEIFPPVVAAFFAIAVLSAVMSTSDGLIVSLTQLLANDLYRKTIVPRLNISKERAERNELLISRYSTFVVIVVAVIMAWTPPEFLSVFMWIGIGGIVSATGGPLVVGALWKRATKPAAVASLIAGTVTYWTVYLPFGFNYSNPFGAAGIGVLVGMAVMYIVTVATTKSQAQDQRSQTA, encoded by the coding sequence ATGAAAAGGACGAAATCGTCCGACGATTTCGCTACAGCGCGGTCGAGTTACGGACCGTTCACCATTGCCCTTGTGATTGCAGCCGGTATTTCCAGCGGATCGACATTCATGGGGATGCCCGGTCTTGCATACAGTATGGGAGCGCCTAGTTTGTGGTACCCGTTACTGTATCCCATTGCCACCGTCATCGGCATGCTGTTTGTCGCTAAAGCAATAAAAAAATACGGAGATCAATTCGGCACGCGGACCATCCCAGAATTTATTGGAGAACGGTTCAACAGCGATTTTTTGCGCATCGTTTTAACGATCATCTCTGCTTTGCTCATTTTTTACGTCGTGTCTCAATTTGTTGCAGCGGCGACGATGTTTCAGACGATGATGGGAGTGAATTACGAGCTCGGGTTACTTTTGACGGCTGTTGTGTTAGCTGTATACGTTTTTATGGGCGGTTCGCATTCAGACGTAATGACAGATGCGATTCAAGGTTTGCTCATGCTCGTCACCGCCATTGTGGTCGTCATTTGCTTTGTAGGCAGTGTCGGTGTCGACGGAGGGTTTACTGACATGATTGCCAAAATCAGCGAAGAAAATCCGACAGGCGGATTTGACCGGTTGTTCTTGCCCGGCGACATCACTTATGGCGCTTTTTGGATGGTGGCCCTCCTGTTTATTGCCCATTTGCCGTTCGCTGTGTTGCCGCATCTCGGCAACAAGTTTATGGCGGTCAAATCAGGGCAAAATTTAAAGAAATTGATCATGTACTGCACCATTTTCGCCACGATTTTGCCGTTAATGTCCCTCGGCGGCATGTTAGGGGTCGCTGTTGTTGGGAGCGATGCCGATATCGTGCCAGACCAGATTATACCCGTTTTGTTCAGTGAGATATTCCCGCCTGTTGTGGCCGCTTTCTTTGCCATTGCCGTACTGTCGGCGGTTATGTCCACATCAGATGGATTGATCGTCTCACTTACGCAACTGTTGGCGAATGACTTGTACCGAAAAACGATCGTCCCGCGCTTAAACATTTCGAAAGAGAGGGCAGAGCGCAATGAACTGTTGATCAGCCGGTACAGCACGTTTGTCGTCATTGTGGTCGCTGTCATTATGGCCTGGACGCCGCCTGAATTTCTCTCTGTCTTTATGTGGATCGGGATCGGCGGCATTGTATCGGCGACGGGGGGCCCGCTCGTCGTCGGCGCGCTGTGGAAAAGGGCGACGAAGCCCGCTGCAGTTGCTTCCCTCATTGCCGGAACTGTCACCTATTGGACGGTTTACCTGCCGTTTGGATTCAACTATTCTAACCCGTTCGGAGCAGCCGGCATCGGCGTTCTCGTCGGCATGGCCGTGATGTACATTGTGACCGTCGCGACGACAAAGTCACAGGCGCAAGACCAAAGGAGTCAAACAGCTTAG
- a CDS encoding DUF418 domain-containing protein — protein MSRSLHPIPNRDRIPVLDVARGLAIFGILLVNMAHFSYPDLYLLMLGEDNFFSQQWHPRDHLTHDLLNILIQAKFITMFSFLFGFGMIVMMERAEAQHQKFVPLYVRRLLALFLFGTIHAFFIWDGDILTDYALLGFLLLFFRKRKPKTLIIWAVILFSVFTLLFAVQDAMSLLSPEMPLQEDGWKQQYVQEAKQAIEIYSTGSFMDVAGQRIHDRITYMSMNGMLSLNPLLYIFSNLPYFSMFLLGAAFAKLKVFHQPERHRRLLKRQWLSGVFIGVPLSVTGTLLDLDSLNLIGAPLLMFFYVTSLWHLHKRRTAQRLLALLSNVGRTSLSNYILQSVVCTLIFYNVGLGLYGSVYPFAGLVLSVAIFIGQLVISHVWLKYFRTGPLEWVWRFITYRKRHSFRVQSALTATEDRSAKLN, from the coding sequence GTGAGTCGTTCATTACACCCAATCCCAAACCGCGATCGCATCCCCGTTCTTGACGTGGCCCGGGGCTTAGCTATTTTCGGCATTCTACTTGTGAACATGGCCCATTTCAGTTATCCCGATCTTTATTTGCTCATGCTCGGGGAGGACAATTTTTTTAGCCAACAGTGGCACCCGCGGGATCACCTCACCCATGACCTGCTTAATATATTGATTCAAGCGAAGTTTATTACGATGTTTTCCTTTCTGTTCGGATTCGGAATGATCGTGATGATGGAGCGGGCAGAAGCACAGCATCAGAAGTTTGTTCCCCTCTACGTGCGCCGGTTGCTCGCCCTCTTCTTATTTGGCACGATCCACGCTTTTTTTATTTGGGACGGAGACATTTTGACCGACTACGCCTTGCTCGGCTTTTTGCTGCTTTTCTTCCGAAAGAGAAAACCTAAAACGCTCATCATCTGGGCTGTGATCCTGTTTTCCGTGTTTACGCTACTGTTCGCCGTCCAAGATGCCATGTCATTGCTGTCTCCCGAGATGCCGTTACAGGAGGACGGATGGAAACAACAGTATGTACAGGAGGCAAAACAGGCGATCGAGATTTACAGCACAGGCTCATTCATGGACGTTGCTGGGCAACGCATACACGATCGGATCACATATATGTCGATGAACGGCATGCTGTCGTTAAATCCGCTGCTCTACATTTTTTCAAATCTTCCGTACTTTTCCATGTTTCTCCTCGGAGCCGCGTTTGCCAAGCTTAAAGTGTTTCACCAACCGGAGAGGCACAGACGGCTGCTGAAGCGACAGTGGCTGAGCGGGGTATTCATTGGGGTCCCGTTGAGTGTAACCGGGACACTACTCGACTTGGATTCGCTCAATCTGATCGGTGCCCCGCTATTAATGTTCTTTTATGTGACGTCGTTGTGGCACCTGCACAAAAGACGTACCGCCCAACGTCTGTTAGCCCTTCTTTCAAATGTCGGCCGGACGTCTCTTTCCAACTACATTTTACAGTCTGTCGTCTGTACGCTAATCTTTTACAACGTCGGTCTCGGGCTGTACGGTTCTGTCTACCCGTTCGCCGGGCTCGTCTTGTCTGTCGCCATTTTTATTGGGCAACTCGTTATCAGTCACGTGTGGTTAAAATACTTCCGCACGGGTCCGCTGGAATGGGTCTGGCGTTTCATCACCTACCGGAAGCGGCATTCATTTCGCGTACAATCGGCTCTGACCGCAACAGAAGACCGCTCCGCTAAACTCAATTAG